One Fibrobacter sp. UWR4 DNA segment encodes these proteins:
- a CDS encoding thymidylate synthase, translating to MQQYLDLLKDIMDNGVDRSDRTGTGTRSVFGRQCRYDLSKGFPCLTTKKLHLRSIIHELLWFLMGDTNIKYLHDNKVTIWDEWADENGDLGPVYGHQWRSWPTPEGGHIDQIKNLVNSLKNNPDSRRHLVCAWNVSEVDKMALPPCHCLFQFYVGGVGASGKRKLSCQLYQRSADTFLGVPFNIASYALLTLMLAQVCDYEPGEFIHTLGDTHLYSNHFEQVKEQLSRTPRKLPTMKLNPEVKDLFEFKFEDFELVDYDPYPTIKAPIAV from the coding sequence ATGCAGCAGTATCTGGACCTCTTGAAAGATATTATGGATAACGGGGTGGACCGTTCCGACCGTACTGGTACGGGTACTCGTTCTGTATTTGGTCGTCAGTGCCGTTATGACTTGTCCAAGGGTTTTCCTTGCCTCACCACTAAGAAACTGCACTTGCGCTCCATCATTCACGAACTTCTGTGGTTCCTGATGGGGGACACCAACATCAAGTATCTTCACGATAACAAGGTGACCATCTGGGACGAATGGGCCGACGAAAATGGCGACCTGGGTCCCGTTTACGGTCATCAGTGGCGTAGTTGGCCTACTCCTGAGGGAGGCCACATTGACCAGATCAAGAACTTGGTCAATAGCCTGAAGAATAATCCGGATTCCCGTCGCCACCTGGTTTGCGCCTGGAATGTTTCCGAGGTGGATAAGATGGCTTTGCCTCCTTGTCACTGCCTGTTCCAGTTCTACGTTGGCGGTGTTGGCGCCTCTGGTAAGCGCAAGCTTTCCTGCCAGCTGTACCAGCGTAGCGCAGATACCTTCCTGGGTGTTCCCTTCAATATTGCAAGCTATGCCCTTTTGACTCTGATGCTTGCCCAGGTCTGCGATTACGAACCGGGTGAGTTCATCCATACCTTGGGCGATACCCATCTGTATTCCAACCACTTTGAACAGGTGAAGGAACAGTTGTCCCGTACGCCTCGTAAGCTTCCCACCATGAAGTTGAATCCGGAAGTGAAGGATCTCTTTGAATTCAAGTTTGAAGATTTTGAACTGGTGGACTACGATCCGTATCCCACCATCAAGGCTCCCATCGCTGTGTAG
- a CDS encoding OmpA family protein, whose amino-acid sequence MKKIAMGAALALAGSAFAAHPQTINKEGFVGVNKTQSAQSLGSSKLVFTLLGDGTFGNDMFPNNDVTGAALTQKYAYDSGAQTIDAPVADFMGASANVGFAIGIGSYFDIGVTLPVYYDQMTAHGNLRVTNGDDEPIVGEADISGVKMGYIGNLKGDLKFRFPLPDDQPIDLAIFGGVEAGTANVTKQGLWIRHLSYINKNNGVALPYGTKNTAINGGLAVTADFSKLDGGDGFPFLVHINGGYNYVMNADYMSNPFISGAAEVYVMDFLSLFAEFFWDMQLDPFTYLDPIGQTIEQKLDMKSITGGIVFHLPIGMDIHMGASYYLGGADNYLNNVYVLSNGDRKNENIGGVGEFSVKADRIRVTPQYTVYGGITWSGFLLAQDRDGDGVTDDEDKCPDDYGHRLNQGCPLGNPDADEDGVCDSWVAEKGFQSEFADVCEGVDQCPNEAGEGDDGCPLDDPDPDKDGVCDPWVSQKKMSKKFKDVCEGIDECPAQAGSAQFNGCPTKQPDPDGDGLCSPWVTDEGALDQFAGVCKGYDMCPGEAGAKANKGCPWDDPDSDNDGLCDEWVTQKKMGYYFEKAAENEDLKKEYAIEKTCKGIDKCPTEFGPANNEGCPLGNPDTDQDGICDAWVTERGMLDQYDGICSGIDKCPNEAGEAFADGCPMDNPDADGDSLCAPWVTEKNMLDQFANVCHGLDKCPAEAGPAWNKGCPADDPDPDQDGVCSPWVTKQKMLDQFKDICTGKDQCEDEAGPAWNKGCPADDPDPDQDSLCSPWVTKQKMLEQYKDVCHGYDRCEDENGPEWNNGCPSDEDPDADKDGVCSEWVTNKKLQKQFESVCTGIDRCPDVAGDDGHGCPKKAAEKLDGVTFKSGKATLESNAKKILKSIAKKLNEVDEYKDLQIVIQGHTDNVGKEAKNIKLSQQRAEAVMKELTKAGVKKNRIKAIGLGPTCPVDDNSTADGREMNRRIEMLFVSPDDDGMSCHSNYAQ is encoded by the coding sequence ATGAAAAAAATAGCTATGGGTGCTGCCCTCGCTTTGGCAGGTTCTGCCTTTGCAGCGCATCCCCAGACCATCAATAAGGAAGGCTTCGTTGGTGTCAACAAGACCCAATCTGCTCAGTCCTTGGGTAGCTCTAAGTTAGTCTTTACCCTTTTAGGCGACGGAACATTCGGTAACGACATGTTCCCGAACAACGACGTAACTGGAGCTGCTCTTACTCAGAAATATGCTTACGACTCCGGTGCACAGACAATTGACGCTCCTGTAGCAGACTTTATGGGTGCCAGCGCCAACGTCGGTTTCGCAATCGGTATCGGTAGCTACTTCGATATCGGCGTAACCCTTCCCGTTTACTATGATCAGATGACTGCTCATGGTAACCTGCGTGTTACCAATGGCGACGACGAACCTATTGTGGGTGAAGCAGACATTAGTGGCGTCAAGATGGGTTATATCGGTAACCTGAAGGGCGACTTGAAGTTCCGTTTCCCGCTGCCCGATGACCAGCCCATCGACTTGGCCATTTTCGGTGGTGTCGAAGCAGGTACTGCCAACGTGACTAAGCAGGGCCTGTGGATCCGTCATCTCAGCTACATCAACAAGAATAACGGCGTTGCTCTGCCTTATGGTACCAAGAATACCGCTATTAACGGCGGTCTTGCTGTTACCGCAGACTTTAGCAAGCTGGATGGTGGCGACGGTTTCCCGTTCCTCGTCCATATTAACGGTGGTTACAACTATGTGATGAATGCAGACTACATGTCCAATCCGTTCATCAGCGGTGCTGCCGAAGTCTATGTGATGGATTTCCTCTCCTTGTTTGCAGAATTCTTCTGGGACATGCAGTTGGATCCGTTTACCTATCTTGACCCGATTGGCCAGACCATCGAACAGAAGCTGGACATGAAGTCTATTACGGGTGGTATCGTATTCCACCTGCCGATCGGTATGGACATCCACATGGGTGCTTCCTACTATCTGGGCGGTGCAGACAACTACCTGAACAATGTTTATGTACTGTCTAATGGTGACCGTAAGAACGAAAACATCGGTGGTGTAGGCGAATTCAGTGTAAAGGCTGACCGTATCCGCGTTACCCCGCAGTACACCGTCTATGGCGGTATCACCTGGAGCGGCTTCCTGCTTGCTCAGGACCGCGATGGCGATGGCGTTACGGATGACGAAGATAAGTGCCCGGATGACTATGGTCATCGTCTGAACCAGGGCTGCCCGCTGGGTAACCCCGATGCTGACGAAGACGGCGTTTGCGATTCCTGGGTTGCTGAAAAGGGCTTCCAGTCCGAATTTGCTGACGTCTGCGAAGGCGTTGACCAGTGCCCCAACGAAGCTGGCGAAGGCGACGATGGTTGCCCGCTGGATGACCCGGACCCGGATAAGGACGGCGTTTGCGATCCTTGGGTAAGCCAGAAGAAGATGTCCAAGAAGTTCAAGGATGTCTGCGAAGGCATCGATGAATGCCCGGCACAGGCTGGTTCTGCCCAGTTCAATGGTTGCCCGACCAAGCAGCCGGACCCGGATGGTGACGGTCTCTGCTCTCCGTGGGTAACTGACGAAGGCGCTCTTGATCAGTTCGCTGGTGTATGTAAGGGTTACGATATGTGCCCGGGTGAAGCTGGTGCCAAGGCAAATAAGGGCTGCCCGTGGGATGATCCTGACTCCGATAACGACGGTCTCTGCGACGAATGGGTGACCCAGAAGAAGATGGGCTACTACTTCGAAAAGGCTGCTGAAAACGAAGACCTGAAGAAGGAATACGCTATCGAAAAGACCTGTAAGGGTATCGATAAGTGCCCGACTGAATTCGGTCCTGCCAATAACGAAGGTTGCCCGCTGGGTAACCCGGATACCGACCAGGATGGCATCTGCGACGCTTGGGTAACCGAACGTGGTATGCTTGACCAGTACGACGGTATCTGCTCCGGTATCGATAAGTGCCCCAACGAAGCTGGTGAAGCCTTTGCTGATGGTTGCCCCATGGACAATCCGGATGCTGACGGCGATAGCCTCTGCGCACCTTGGGTAACTGAAAAGAATATGCTTGACCAGTTTGCAAATGTTTGCCATGGCTTGGATAAGTGCCCGGCTGAAGCAGGTCCTGCATGGAATAAGGGCTGCCCGGCTGATGATCCGGACCCGGACCAGGATGGTGTCTGCTCTCCGTGGGTGACCAAGCAGAAGATGCTTGACCAGTTCAAGGATATTTGTACTGGTAAGGACCAGTGTGAAGACGAAGCAGGTCCTGCATGGAATAAGGGTTGCCCGGCTGATGATCCGGACCCGGACCAGGATAGCCTCTGCTCTCCGTGGGTGACCAAGCAGAAGATGCTGGAACAGTATAAGGATGTTTGCCACGGCTATGACCGTTGCGAAGACGAAAATGGCCCGGAATGGAATAACGGCTGCCCGTCTGACGAAGATCCGGATGCTGATAAGGATGGCGTCTGCTCTGAATGGGTGACCAACAAGAAGCTTCAGAAGCAGTTCGAAAGCGTATGTACCGGTATTGACCGCTGCCCGGATGTGGCTGGCGATGACGGTCATGGCTGCCCGAAGAAGGCTGCAGAAAAGCTCGATGGTGTGACCTTCAAGTCTGGTAAGGCAACTCTCGAATCCAATGCTAAGAAGATCTTGAAGAGCATCGCTAAGAAGCTCAACGAAGTCGACGAATACAAGGATCTGCAGATTGTTATCCAGGGCCATACTGACAACGTTGGTAAGGAAGCCAAGAACATTAAGCTGTCTCAGCAGCGCGCTGAAGCCGTGATGAAGGAACTCACCAAGGCTGGCGTTAAGAAGAATCGTATCAAGGCAATCGGTCTTGGACCTACATGCCCTGTGGACGATAACTCCACTGCTGATGGCCGTGAAATGAACCGCCGTATCGAAATGCTCTTCGTAAGCCCCGATGATGACGGTATGAGTTGCCATAGCAACTACGCTCAGTAA
- the radC gene encoding DNA repair protein RadC: protein MNGYVCDNPLKPVQNYLPVAHLLPREKMEQYGPAALSNEELLALILGSGCQNCDVFELSRSISEYLATETSVPTLENLRKIRGLGKVKALQILACLELSGRYILSEKAIPVGAPEDLISRLSYLKYETQEHLVLVTLNSANYVIRVHELTTGLVNQTPVHPREAFVKAIEDRAVSVIFAHNHPSGSLLPSPEDMSITRSLCLSGKILQIPVLDHIIVGKRGFTSICRTHPEIFEDSFQRNI from the coding sequence ATGAATGGATATGTTTGCGATAATCCCTTGAAGCCTGTTCAAAATTACTTGCCGGTAGCCCATCTCCTTCCTCGGGAGAAAATGGAGCAATATGGGCCCGCTGCCTTGAGTAACGAAGAACTTTTGGCCTTGATCCTTGGGAGCGGTTGTCAGAATTGCGATGTATTTGAATTGTCCCGGAGTATTTCGGAATACTTGGCTACGGAAACGTCTGTGCCGACTTTAGAGAACTTGCGCAAGATCCGTGGTCTGGGAAAGGTGAAGGCCTTGCAAATTCTTGCCTGCCTGGAACTCTCCGGACGCTATATCCTCAGCGAAAAGGCAATTCCAGTGGGGGCGCCTGAAGATTTGATTTCCCGGCTTTCCTATTTGAAGTATGAGACGCAGGAGCACCTAGTGCTTGTAACCTTGAATTCCGCAAATTACGTTATTCGGGTTCATGAACTTACTACGGGCTTGGTGAATCAGACTCCGGTGCATCCGAGGGAGGCTTTCGTAAAGGCTATCGAGGATCGTGCCGTCTCGGTTATCTTTGCCCATAATCATCCGTCTGGCTCCCTGTTGCCGAGCCCGGAAGACATGTCCATTACCCGCTCTCTCTGCCTTTCGGGAAAGATCCTCCAGATTCCGGTACTGGACCACATCATTGTGGGAAAGAGAGGTTTTACTAGCATCTGCAGGACTCATCCCGAAATATTCGAGGATTCGTTTCAGAGAAATATTTAG
- the ilvB gene encoding biosynthetic-type acetolactate synthase large subunit yields MANKTLSGAEVIIECLKREGIDTIFGYPGGSAIPMFDAILDSNIKVVLTRHEQGATHMADGYARQTGKVGVALVTSGPGATNTFTGIYTALMDSSPIVVLAAQTTTPNLGKDAFQECDTSGMTFAAVKHSYLVKDPNDLPRIMKEAFHIARTGRPGPVLIDLPKDVTAGACTAPFTDQMDLPGYKIPTYAPTEAVEKAAEYLKKAKKPLLLVGHGAMISGASRQVKELAEKLQAPVACTLLGLGTFPTDHELSLGMLGMHGTVYANKAVLDCDLILSIGSRWDDRITGKLEVFCKDAIKMHIDIDPAEEGKVLQPDVFMCGDAKMVLEQLLPLVGKLDTAEWIKTCQTWKKRFPLTYPKQGGLRMQHIVQTVSDLTKGNAIVTTDVGQHQMWVAQYFHINHPRQLHSSGGAGTMGFGLPSAIGAAFGNTTGWPVCSFSGDGGFQMTEFELATAALHKLPIKIFVLDNKYLGMVRQWQELFYDHRYSSVDMQGNPDFVKLAEAYGIPGLRIKRAADAERMIQKALDYNDGPIVIWCECEKEDNVFPMIPAGAPLTSMITEQPKAQLEKPTGST; encoded by the coding sequence ATGGCAAATAAAACCTTAAGCGGTGCAGAAGTGATCATCGAATGCCTCAAGCGTGAAGGCATCGACACCATCTTCGGCTATCCTGGTGGATCCGCAATTCCGATGTTTGACGCAATCCTTGATTCCAACATTAAGGTTGTCCTCACCCGTCATGAACAGGGTGCAACCCACATGGCTGACGGCTATGCACGTCAGACCGGCAAGGTGGGTGTCGCTCTCGTGACCTCCGGCCCGGGCGCCACCAATACCTTCACTGGTATTTATACTGCTCTTATGGATTCTAGCCCCATCGTCGTGCTGGCCGCACAGACCACCACCCCGAACCTGGGTAAGGACGCTTTCCAGGAATGCGACACCAGCGGTATGACTTTCGCTGCAGTCAAGCACTCCTACCTGGTGAAGGATCCCAACGACCTTCCTCGCATCATGAAGGAAGCTTTCCACATTGCACGCACAGGCCGTCCGGGTCCCGTGCTCATCGACCTCCCGAAGGACGTGACCGCAGGTGCCTGCACCGCTCCGTTCACCGACCAGATGGACCTCCCGGGCTACAAGATTCCTACCTACGCACCTACCGAAGCTGTGGAAAAGGCAGCTGAATACCTGAAGAAGGCTAAGAAGCCCCTCCTCCTGGTTGGCCACGGCGCAATGATTTCCGGCGCATCCCGCCAGGTGAAGGAACTGGCCGAAAAGCTCCAGGCTCCGGTGGCTTGCACCTTGCTGGGCCTCGGCACCTTCCCCACCGACCACGAACTTTCCCTGGGCATGCTGGGCATGCACGGTACCGTGTACGCCAACAAGGCCGTTCTGGACTGCGACTTGATCCTCTCCATCGGTTCCCGCTGGGACGACCGTATTACCGGTAAGCTGGAAGTGTTCTGCAAGGACGCTATCAAGATGCACATCGACATCGACCCTGCCGAAGAAGGAAAGGTTCTCCAGCCGGATGTGTTCATGTGCGGCGACGCAAAGATGGTTCTTGAACAGCTCCTGCCCCTCGTTGGCAAGTTGGACACCGCCGAATGGATCAAGACCTGCCAGACTTGGAAGAAGCGCTTCCCGCTGACCTACCCGAAGCAGGGCGGTCTCCGTATGCAGCACATTGTCCAGACTGTCAGCGACCTCACCAAGGGTAACGCCATCGTTACGACCGACGTGGGCCAGCATCAGATGTGGGTGGCTCAGTACTTCCATATCAACCATCCTCGTCAGCTCCACTCCAGTGGTGGCGCAGGCACCATGGGCTTCGGCCTTCCGTCTGCAATCGGTGCCGCATTCGGCAACACTACTGGTTGGCCGGTCTGCAGCTTCAGCGGCGACGGTGGCTTCCAGATGACCGAATTCGAACTTGCAACCGCAGCACTCCACAAGTTGCCCATCAAGATCTTCGTTCTTGACAACAAGTACCTGGGCATGGTGCGTCAGTGGCAGGAACTCTTCTACGATCACCGCTACAGTAGCGTTGACATGCAGGGCAACCCCGACTTCGTGAAGCTTGCAGAAGCTTACGGCATTCCGGGTCTGCGCATCAAGCGCGCTGCAGACGCTGAACGCATGATCCAGAAGGCTCTGGACTATAATGATGGTCCTATCGTTATCTGGTGCGAATGCGAAAAGGAAGACAACGTGTTCCCGATGATTCCGGCAGGTGCTCCGCTCACCTCCATGATTACTGAACAGCCCAAGGCTCAGCTCGAAAAGCCGACCGGATCGACCTAA
- the ilvN gene encoding acetolactate synthase small subunit translates to MISTAHSISLLVANRPGVLVRIALVFSRRGYNIDSLVVSPTLDPNFSRMNIVAHGNPEILMQIIKQLEKLVDVVQAKDHTNMNVVEKELALIKVRCAPEQRTEILQLCDHFKAVTVDMTENSMIIQITGNTDKIDAMKSLCQKFEIVEYIRTGKVIMLRGEDKT, encoded by the coding sequence ATGATTTCTACAGCTCATTCTATTAGCTTGTTAGTTGCAAACCGCCCGGGCGTGCTCGTTCGCATCGCTCTGGTGTTCTCCCGCCGTGGTTACAACATCGACTCTCTGGTCGTGTCCCCCACGCTGGATCCCAATTTCAGCCGCATGAACATTGTGGCTCATGGTAACCCGGAAATCTTGATGCAGATCATCAAGCAGTTGGAAAAGCTGGTTGACGTCGTGCAAGCCAAGGACCATACCAACATGAACGTGGTGGAAAAGGAACTTGCCTTGATCAAGGTTCGTTGCGCTCCGGAACAGCGTACCGAAATCCTGCAGCTCTGCGACCACTTCAAGGCTGTTACCGTTGACATGACCGAAAACTCCATGATCATCCAGATTACCGGAAACACCGATAAGATCGATGCCATGAAGAGCCTGTGCCAGAAGTTCGAAATTGTCGAATACATCCGCACCGGTAAGGTCATCATGCTCCGCGGTGAAGATAAGACCTAG
- a CDS encoding homoserine O-acetyltransferase — translation MSEFLLKNSIGPVVPQTFVKDYGEQGFMLENGKTLPALEIRYETYGKLNAERNNTVWVTSPLTADAHVAGYYTPEDKKPGWWDALIGPGKPVDTDRFFVVCSNILGGCKGSTGPASINPRTGKPYGSTFPTITIGDMVHAQKELADYLGIKDIYCVIGGSMGGFQAMKWAIYYPEQVKRCVLIATSPRFSSQALGFEIVARDVITQDPNYNNGDYYETAHPDVGLSNARKLAHITYLSAVGMEKKFKRAQDHEHRNHAITYSTPFDLDLPLESYLRYQGAKFVDRFDANSYLHIAHATDCFDLETEYGSLENAFKDVKAEVLNVNLSTDWLFPPHESRRITSALLNSGKVVTSLELDTLFGHDGFLIEDEDLGKAVGRFLDSKYGALTGKQTIPVFHDQQDFELLGSMVTDGAKVLDLGCGSGDLIDYLRRTKNATGLGIEKRMKDIMDCLENDVPVVQRDLDERGISDIKDDSYDYAIINRTIQEIRDPVALLNEILRVAKRVIVTFPNFGHWSARGSLMLHGRMPKSKELPYEWYNTPNIRLLTVKDFYTLCEKEGLKIEKMAFQNEQLMSKILTALGQKNFGAEHVIAMVSKKV, via the coding sequence ATGAGTGAATTTTTGTTGAAGAATAGTATCGGTCCCGTAGTTCCCCAGACCTTCGTGAAGGATTATGGCGAACAGGGTTTCATGCTGGAAAATGGAAAGACTTTGCCGGCGCTGGAAATCCGATACGAGACTTACGGTAAGCTGAACGCGGAAAGAAACAATACGGTCTGGGTCACATCCCCCCTGACCGCAGACGCCCATGTGGCAGGATATTACACCCCGGAAGACAAGAAACCCGGTTGGTGGGACGCCCTCATTGGCCCGGGCAAGCCGGTGGATACGGACCGTTTTTTCGTGGTCTGCAGCAACATCCTGGGTGGTTGTAAGGGTTCTACGGGCCCCGCAAGCATCAACCCGCGCACAGGCAAGCCCTACGGCAGCACCTTCCCCACCATTACCATCGGGGACATGGTCCACGCCCAGAAGGAACTGGCCGATTATCTTGGAATCAAGGACATTTACTGCGTCATTGGCGGTTCCATGGGCGGTTTCCAGGCCATGAAGTGGGCCATCTACTATCCGGAACAGGTAAAACGTTGCGTCCTCATTGCAACGTCCCCCCGCTTTAGCAGCCAGGCCCTGGGCTTTGAAATTGTGGCCCGTGACGTCATTACCCAGGACCCCAACTACAACAACGGCGACTACTACGAAACCGCTCATCCGGACGTAGGTCTTTCCAATGCACGTAAGCTGGCCCATATCACCTACCTCAGCGCCGTGGGCATGGAGAAGAAGTTCAAGCGCGCCCAGGATCACGAGCACAGGAACCACGCCATTACCTACAGCACCCCGTTCGACCTGGATTTGCCCCTGGAAAGCTACCTGCGTTATCAGGGCGCCAAGTTCGTGGACCGTTTTGACGCCAACAGTTACCTGCACATTGCACACGCCACCGACTGCTTCGACCTGGAAACTGAATACGGTTCCCTTGAAAACGCCTTCAAGGACGTGAAGGCTGAAGTACTGAACGTGAACCTTTCTACGGACTGGCTCTTCCCGCCCCACGAGTCCCGTCGCATTACCAGCGCTCTCCTGAATTCAGGCAAGGTGGTGACAAGCCTTGAACTGGACACCCTGTTCGGCCACGACGGTTTCCTTATTGAAGACGAAGACCTGGGCAAGGCTGTAGGCCGTTTCCTGGACAGCAAGTATGGCGCACTGACCGGCAAGCAGACCATTCCCGTGTTCCACGACCAGCAGGACTTTGAACTGCTCGGCTCCATGGTTACCGATGGCGCCAAGGTCCTGGATCTTGGTTGCGGCAGCGGCGACCTGATCGACTATCTCCGTCGCACCAAGAACGCAACCGGCCTCGGCATCGAAAAGCGCATGAAGGACATCATGGACTGTCTGGAAAACGACGTGCCCGTGGTGCAGCGTGACCTGGATGAGCGCGGCATTTCCGACATCAAGGACGACAGTTACGACTACGCCATCATTAACCGTACCATCCAGGAAATTCGCGATCCGGTGGCATTGTTGAACGAAATTCTCCGTGTGGCAAAACGCGTTATCGTGACCTTCCCCAATTTCGGGCACTGGTCCGCCCGTGGTTCCCTCATGCTTCATGGCCGTATGCCTAAGTCCAAGGAGCTTCCCTACGAATGGTACAACACGCCGAACATCCGCCTGTTGACCGTGAAGGACTTCTACACCCTGTGCGAAAAGGAAGGCCTGAAGATCGAAAAGATGGCTTTCCAGAACGAACAGCTGATGAGCAAGATCCTTACCGCTCTGGGCCAGAAGAACTTCGGCGCAGAACATGTGATTGCGATGGTCTCTAAAAAGGTTTAA
- a CDS encoding YicC/YloC family endoribonuclease, whose amino-acid sequence MANNPILSMTGFGKSESMFQGTPCVIEVRSVNNRFLDISCKLPKNLAYLENSFKNQIKEKLVRGSVIFSVTLGAGTSGNVPVSYNEQAIAKFVEITKTMQAKFGIAGDIKLENILTLPEVLQFTDSGADAEALEKHLADELNKALDKVTEMRAKEGANLVVDLTNRVNHLNSVLERIEVLDPKRIDNWKTKFRDRINVLLKDSEIDEVRLLQEACIMADKLDIKEEITRFKSHNKLFLNALKEGGAQGKNLSFILQEMGREANTLGTKCQDADIAALAIELKNEVECIREQSLNIA is encoded by the coding sequence ATGGCAAACAATCCTATTCTTTCCATGACTGGCTTTGGCAAGAGTGAATCCATGTTCCAAGGCACTCCTTGCGTGATCGAAGTCCGTAGCGTCAACAACCGTTTTCTGGACATCAGCTGCAAGCTGCCGAAGAACCTCGCCTATCTCGAAAATTCCTTCAAGAACCAGATCAAGGAAAAGCTGGTTCGCGGTTCCGTAATTTTCAGCGTCACTCTGGGCGCAGGCACAAGCGGCAACGTTCCCGTATCCTACAACGAACAGGCTATCGCAAAGTTTGTGGAAATTACAAAGACAATGCAGGCCAAGTTTGGCATCGCAGGCGACATTAAGTTGGAAAACATCTTGACTCTTCCCGAAGTCCTGCAGTTTACCGATAGCGGAGCTGACGCAGAAGCTTTGGAAAAACATTTGGCAGACGAGCTGAATAAGGCATTGGATAAAGTAACAGAAATGCGCGCAAAGGAAGGAGCAAACCTGGTTGTTGACCTGACCAATCGCGTGAACCACCTGAACTCAGTCCTTGAAAGGATTGAAGTTCTGGACCCGAAACGCATTGACAACTGGAAGACAAAGTTCCGCGATCGCATCAATGTCCTGTTGAAGGATTCCGAAATTGACGAAGTCCGCCTGCTGCAGGAAGCATGCATCATGGCCGACAAGTTGGACATCAAGGAAGAAATCACCCGATTCAAGAGCCACAACAAGCTGTTCCTCAACGCCCTGAAGGAAGGCGGCGCACAGGGCAAGAACCTGAGTTTTATCCTTCAGGAAATGGGACGTGAAGCAAATACATTAGGAACAAAGTGTCAGGATGCAGACATCGCCGCTTTGGCCATTGAGTTGAAGAACGAAGTGGAATGCATCCGCGAACAGAGCCTTAACATCGCTTAA
- a CDS encoding iron-containing alcohol dehydrogenase, with protein sequence MENFNFYSPTEFVFGKDRENECGALVKKYGGTKVLVHFGGGSAVKSGLIGRVLASLDAAGIPHVELGGVHPNPIDTKVYEGIELCRKEGVDFILAVGGGSSIDSAKAIAMGVPYEGDFWDFYSGKAPAAALPVATVLTIAAAGSEGSGDSVITKVDGMLKRGAGSDLIRPRFSILNPALTCTLPAYQTACGITDIMAHVFERYFTNTTEVEITDRLCEAVLMTMVKEAPRVIADPNNYEARANIMWAGMVAHNNVCGVGRGQDWNSHAIEHELSAMYDCAHGAGLAVIMPSWMEYVVDHNPMRFAQMATRVFGCAMNFENPKATALAGIKAFRSFLKSIGMPINFAELGAKEEDIPAMVEKLNPGDGWGFQPLKAADVTAIYKIAVKATV encoded by the coding sequence ATGGAAAACTTTAACTTCTACAGCCCCACAGAATTCGTATTTGGTAAGGACCGCGAAAATGAATGCGGTGCTTTGGTCAAGAAGTATGGTGGTACCAAGGTTCTTGTTCATTTCGGTGGTGGTTCCGCTGTAAAGTCCGGTCTGATTGGTCGCGTTTTAGCATCCCTGGATGCTGCAGGAATTCCTCATGTGGAACTGGGCGGAGTTCATCCCAATCCCATTGATACTAAGGTTTACGAAGGCATTGAACTTTGCCGTAAGGAAGGCGTTGATTTCATTCTCGCTGTAGGCGGCGGTTCTTCCATCGATAGCGCCAAGGCCATTGCTATGGGCGTTCCCTACGAAGGTGACTTCTGGGATTTCTATAGCGGCAAGGCTCCGGCTGCAGCCCTCCCAGTGGCAACAGTCTTGACCATCGCCGCCGCTGGTTCCGAAGGTTCCGGCGATTCCGTCATTACCAAGGTGGACGGCATGCTGAAGCGTGGCGCAGGCAGCGACCTCATTCGCCCCCGCTTCTCCATCTTGAATCCGGCACTCACTTGCACCTTGCCGGCTTACCAGACTGCCTGCGGCATTACCGACATTATGGCTCACGTCTTTGAACGCTACTTCACCAACACCACCGAAGTGGAAATCACAGACCGCCTCTGCGAAGCCGTCTTGATGACCATGGTGAAGGAAGCTCCCCGTGTGATCGCTGACCCCAACAATTACGAAGCCCGCGCCAACATCATGTGGGCAGGCATGGTAGCTCACAACAACGTTTGCGGTGTAGGCCGCGGCCAGGACTGGAACAGTCACGCTATCGAGCACGAACTCTCCGCCATGTACGACTGCGCCCACGGCGCAGGTCTTGCTGTGATTATGCCGTCCTGGATGGAATACGTGGTGGACCATAACCCCATGCGCTTTGCCCAGATGGCTACCCGCGTATTCGGCTGCGCCATGAACTTCGAAAACCCGAAGGCAACGGCTCTCGCAGGAATCAAGGCCTTCCGCAGTTTCCTCAAGAGCATCGGCATGCCTATCAACTTTGCTGAACTGGGCGCCAAGGAAGAAGACATTCCGGCCATGGTTGAAAAGCTGAATCCGGGTGACGGTTGGGGCTTCCAGCCGTTGAAGGCTGCCGACGTTACTGCCATCTACAAGATTGCTGTAAAGGCAACTGTTTAA